cctTCCATATGCTTTGTTACAGCTCTCTTCCAGATCATCAGGACCGCAACTAGCGGAGGCATGGCATAAATCGAATCACAGTTCAAGCTAGAGGAAACGCCTTTTTCAAAAttgaatctcttcttcttcttcttcttcttcttctgtcttGACTGTTTTTCCATTATACTGTAGAATGCGTTAACTTTCTGTTTACTTTACATGTTATAAAGAATTTTGAGAatctttttctataaaaatctTGTCTTGAAGTTAGTTGCAAATTGCTCTTGTTATGATGCTTTTCTATACTACTTGTTGACTTGTCTCAACTTGGTTCGCCTACCAAATGCAACTACGATTAAAACTATTTCCCAGCGTTTAGttaaactattttcttccaAACAGTTTggtgaagctagatcatggtcGGCCAACAGTTGGATGGACCGCGATGATCTGGACCCGACACACCAAATTACACAATCGTTTTTGAATGCCCTGCACAAAAGTCAAAAAGTTGTGGTGAACTATTCTAGTCCAATCAATAGTCAAGagaatcaagaatgcttttGAAACGAAATTTCTGATTCAGCAAAATATTGGAAGTAAATGATAACACATGATgggaaaacacacacaaattaTTCATTACTAATAATTCTTTTGTTATCATCAATTGGACCGGACCGTCATGTATTGATATGTAATAATAGTTGGAAAAGAATGGAAACATTAATAAGAGGTTATCATCATGAGTTATCTcatcaatcattttttttcatttttaaaattataaaatggtaattggTATGGTTAAATGGAAGTGACATGATTGAACAAAGGCATCATATTTGATGGGGATGACAAAAATGAACCCCCACGCTTTACGACTACTTTACATTCCCTGTGGAATCATGATTTTCAAAACTTAATTATTACACCTAAAGAAAAAGATAACCCAAGCCAAATTATTATGCACATGTACTTAATTACATTCCTTGCACACCCacattttcttccttttttttccaACTTGCACCATTCAATAATGACTTTCTTACAACAGCATAACTTTTggaatcaagttttttttttacttggtgTAAGGAATCAAGTTATTTGCAGTCATTCTTTCTGACGGATGTCTGGCACTTagacatatatgtatgtaaacATCTCTAGCTTCCAACTCTACATAATGTTGCAACATATCTCTCTATCTTCCAACAACATGCATGATTCTTGCCTTCTTCCTCTCTTACATGTGGGAGTTCTTATGCAACTTAGCATTGTATTCGAATAATGTTTGTTTCCGTAAGAATCTAACATAAGATACCAAGAAGATTGCAACTGCAAGTATGACTAGTAGATCTATTTTGTTGATATTGGTCATAAGGAAGGTTAAAATTtacaagagagaaagaaacaaaggtTGTACTGTTTGGTCTGCTAGAAACATTTGGTTGGTCCACATACAGTTAtaacaagaaaatgaagaagtattttgtaaaattaatttgCTGTAGTAAAAAATGGCATAACGTACAGAAGAATAAAGTTAGAAGGGAAAATGAAAAAGGAAGGGGTAAAAGAGGAAATGTGAAGAATAATTGGGAAGAAGGAAATAATCAGATGGGGCCAAGTTacatggaaaaagaagaagcaaaagaaagataaaaagacaATTCAAGACAAAAAgacgaagatgaagaagaagaattggtTTTAAAAAGAGACCGAGAGAGAGATGGTGGGAGGTTAACTCTGaagcccttcttcttcttcttcttcgtttgtcTTCAAATCGGTGTGTTGGTGATGAATGGCTAACTGCCATTgattctctatctctctttcaTTTTTGGTCGGGGCATGGAAGAAGAGCTTGCCATGCTCAAACAGTTCATCGGCCAGCTTCAAGAGCTCTTGCACAACGGCTCTCATcctccttcttcacctccctcttcctcttcctcttcttcttcgtcgtctttTATAGTTCTACACAACCCTCACTATCAGAACGGGTGAGTATCTAGATCTAACTAAGTGTGTGCTTTCGTTCCTCTTTTGCAAATTTGGGGAAGTTCGTAAATGTGTAATTCTTTTAGGGCTTTTGGTGCAATTTCAATTGTTTCTTGGAATCATCCTTTTGAATTAGCTGAAAGATGTGAAATTGATTCCGATTTGGTCATAGAGGGAAtcatttttttgcttataagaAGTCACACTACATATTTAGTGTTTCCAGTGCTTAAACTGGAAAAAAGGATTGATTGTTCTTTTACTGCTGTTCTCTGGTGTGAGTGCTTTATATGTTGTTGATGGTTTTTGTTCCCGAATGTGTCTATTTACTGATAGATAGTGTcatgttttctttcttctttcctgTTGTTATGGCAGATGGTGTTTGCCCTTTACTGAGGAAACTTCTGCTGATGATTCTTGTGATCTTCTAATGGCTCCTGGAAAGAGGCCTGGGGGGATCTTCAACATGTTAGAGACCGTCAAGCAACCTGTCAAACGTTCTCGAAAAGACAAGAAGAATCAAGGAAAATCATCCACCGAAGGAGATGGAAACATGGATCAAGAAATCTGGCAGGAGTTTCCTCATGATCTCTTCGAATCTGTTGTCTCCAGACTCCCCATCCCTAAGTTTTTCCAGTTCCGTGCAGTTTGTCGTAAATGGAACGCTCTCATCGATTCAGACAGCttctcccgctgctgcaccaaCCTCCCTCAGACCATCCCATGGTTCTACACCATAACCCACGACAATGTCAACTCGGGACAAGTCTACGACCCTTCTTCCAAGAAATGGCACCATCCCGTTATCCCTGCACTTCCCAAGAAGACTATTGTCTTGCCTATGGCATCCGCGGGAGGTCTAGTGTGCTTCCTCGACATTGGCCACCGGAACTTCTACGTGAGCAACCCTCTGACCAAGTCTTTCAGAGAGTTGCCAGCGAGGTCGTTCAAGGTGTGGTCTCGTGTCGCAGTAGGAATGACTCTTAACGGAAACTCCACCAGCGATGGCTACAAGGTCTTGTGGGTTGGATGCGAAGGAGAGTACGAAGTTTATGATTCCTCGAGCAACGTATGGACCAAACGAGGGACCATCCCGTCATACATAAAGCTCCCCGTACTGCTCAACTTCAAGTCGCAGCCGGTGGCTATCCAAAGCACGCTTTACTTCATGTTAACGGAGCCCGAAGGGATATTGTCCTACGACATGGTCTCAGGGCAGTGGAAGCAGTACATCATACCGGGTCCACCGGACCTGAGCGATCACACGCTAGCGGAGTGCGGGGAGAGGTTGTTGCTGGTGGGTCTTCTGACGAAAAACGCTGCCACGTGCGTGTGCATATGGGAGCTGCAGAAGATGACGCTGCTGTGGAAGGAGGTTGACAGAATGCCAAACATATGGTGCTTGGAGTTTTACGGAAAGCACGTGAGGATGAATTGTCTAGGCAACAAAGGTTGTCTGATGATGTTGTCCTTGAGGTCCAGACAGATGAACCGTCTGATTACCTACAATGCTGTTACTAGGGAATGGGCCAAGGTCCCTGGCTGTACCGTTCCTCGTGGGAGAAAAAGGCTTTGGATCGCTTGCGGAACGGCGTTTCATCCCTCCCCTACGGCTAGGGC
This region of Brassica napus cultivar Da-Ae chromosome C5, Da-Ae, whole genome shotgun sequence genomic DNA includes:
- the LOC106401800 gene encoding F-box only protein 6, which codes for MEEELAMLKQFIGQLQELLHNGSHPPSSPPSSSSSSSSSSFIVLHNPHYQNGWCLPFTEETSADDSCDLLMAPGKRPGGIFNMLETVKQPVKRSRKDKKNQGKSSTEGDGNMDQEIWQEFPHDLFESVVSRLPIPKFFQFRAVCRKWNALIDSDSFSRCCTNLPQTIPWFYTITHDNVNSGQVYDPSSKKWHHPVIPALPKKTIVLPMASAGGLVCFLDIGHRNFYVSNPLTKSFRELPARSFKVWSRVAVGMTLNGNSTSDGYKVLWVGCEGEYEVYDSSSNVWTKRGTIPSYIKLPVLLNFKSQPVAIQSTLYFMLTEPEGILSYDMVSGQWKQYIIPGPPDLSDHTLAECGERLLLVGLLTKNAATCVCIWELQKMTLLWKEVDRMPNIWCLEFYGKHVRMNCLGNKGCLMMLSLRSRQMNRLITYNAVTREWAKVPGCTVPRGRKRLWIACGTAFHPSPTARA